In Zingiber officinale cultivar Zhangliang chromosome 1A, Zo_v1.1, whole genome shotgun sequence, the DNA window aaatataaatgattataattaaattaaaatctataaattaattaatttattatttaaaattataaataaattaaattaaatatcatacttaattaaaatattaaataaacattatataaagatattaaataaaaaaataataaataaagttaTATGATTTGTATTGTAggatcataaaaaaataaaaaataaaaaataaaaactaaaaaaatatatgaaatgtattttattttaatggaatagtaaatttttatatttttatgtattGGTCTgatatattgaaaataaaaaaaaaatattgagaagTTTAATCATGTCCTAATTGTTTTTACCGGACTGTCTTCGTCAATAATCAAGTTGGCCCAGTTCTCGATAAAGAATCAAGACCCAACACAAAAGTAGTCGCAACAGGACAAAATGCAAAGCATATATTAAGAAATACAGACAGATCTTCAACATTGTCATCGACTGCAAGAAATCTGCTCCACCCAAGAACTAAAAGATCATTGGCAAGAGACAACCCGTCCCCATAAATTAACTTagttgatatttatttttaacgGTATAAAATATTTCATTTGGTATTTAATTTTTTCCATATAAAGGATCGTggataaatatttttatgatttattcttttttaaaaaatatgagacTGTCCTTTTAAAATGTGTGAGACTATCGTGTAAAGACGGGTGAGAGAAGGCTTCATCTTTTTTTGTTGTTCTGCAGCTTGCAAGGACAACGACAAACATTCATGATTCACATTATTGTTAAATTTTTagagaaaatgaaaaggaacaataGATTAAAATCTGATACGATTTCAATCTCTCCGGCTACTAGAAAACAAACGAAACGTTTGGTATGGAGTTGGATAATCGACCACTGGTTCTTAATCGTTCTCCTTTCCAGTTCACAAGCCAGATGATTATAGAATTTGGATATTTTCGGATGAGTATAAGATATTTTTTGATGTTCGCACATGATCATAGAATATCAGGGAACCATTTTTAAATAAGAAAACGCAAGGGGTGaaggtaaaatattataaaaaattaaatacgtATATGAAGAGATAAATTTAACTTATCCGAAGTGGGTATGCTTTTTGGCACGCACGCGACCGCCAATTCGCTGTCCTGCTTCCGTCCCCATCGTCCATGGAGGAGGAGCGTCCCCGAGAACGGGCGCCGGCGTTGCACTTCGCCCTGGTTCCCCTGATGACGCAGGGCCACACCATCCCCATGCTCGACCTCGCCCACCAACTCGCCCTCCGCGGCGTCCTCGTCAGCTTCATCACCACCCCCTTCAACGCTTCTCGCATCCGCCACACGATCGACCTCGCCGAAGCCCGCCGTCTCCCCATCCGGTTCGTCGAGCTACCCTTCCCAGTCCACGAAGCCGGCCTCCCTGCTGGCTGCGAGAATTTCGACACCCTCCCAAAGACAGAGCTGTACATCACTTTCTTCCAAGCCTGCTCCAAGCTCCTAACCCGCCCGCTTGAGCTCTACCTGGAGCAGCACCGACCCGATGTCATCGTCTCCGACTTCTGCCACCCGTGGACGCGCGGAATAGCTGAGAGACTCGGAGTTCCGCGGCTCATCTTCTATAGCATGTGCTGCTTCGCGCTCCTATGCACCCACAAGATTTGGGGCCACAAGATGTTAGAGAGAGTAGACGACGAGAACGAGCCGTTCGCCATTCCGGGCTTGCCGGAGGAGCACGTAATCGAGATGACGAAGGCCCAGGCGCCGGGGTTCTTCCCTGGCCCTGCTTTCGTGCAGATGGATAACGACGTGCGCGAAGCGGAGTTCACCGCCGACAGCGTGATTTTTAACACTTTCTACGACTTGGAACCTTCCTACGTGTCCGGGTACGAAAAGGCCATGGGGAAGAAGATTTGGACGGTCGGTCCGTTGCTGTCGCACAGTCAGAGCGTCGTCGACATGGCCATGAGGGGGAGGAAGGCGTCCATCGACACGGAGCGATGCTTGGCTTGGCTCGACGCGATGATGCCGCGGTCGGTGATCTACGTCAGCTTCGGGAGCCTCACACGCGTGGCGCCGTCGCAGATGATGGAAATCGGGCTGGGACTGGAGGCGTCAGGGCACCCGTTCATTTGGGTGATCAGGAGCAAGGAGGAGTTATCGCCGGAGGTGGAAGAATGGCTGGCCGGAGGATTCGAGGCGAGAGTTAGATCGAGGGCGCTGTTGATCAGAGGGTGGGCGCCGCAGGCCGTCATCCTGCCTCACCCTGCCGTCGGAGGTGTGATGACGCACTGCGGGTGGAACACGATCTTGGAGACGATCACGGTGGGGCTGCCGATGATCTCGTGGCCTCATTTTACGGACCAGTTCTTTAACGAGAGGCTGGTCGTCCAAGTGCTGAAGGTCGGAGTTGCGATTGGGGTGAAGGTGCCAAATTTCATTGGGATGGATGACATAGAGACGTTGGTGAAGAGGGAGCAGGTGGAGGAGCGGGTGAGGACTCTGATGGATGGAGGACCGGAAGGTGAAGAAATGAGGAAGAGGGCGGCGGAGTTAGCGAAGAAAGCGAAGGCGGCCATGGAAGAAGGGGGTTCGTCCCATTCCAATCTCACTCACCTGATCGAGCATTTCTCGGGGATTAGATGCAAATGAACAACACTCACATGCACGACTTCTCTCCGTGTTCAATTGCGCTACTTGTTCTCGGTTCTCGGTTCTCTAAAATTGGATGCACTTTGTTTGTAATTAGATGCATCCTGTATCCCCTTCAGTAAGTGGTATTATTTCATCATCACATCTGTATCCATCTCACATGTTTGCTCCGGATTCAGACTATATCTATCAAAGCGCTAATGTTTGAAATCTTTCTTGCAAATTAACAAGTCgacttcttcttttctctctctctctctctctctcacccaCACAACATCTCTCTCTCacccacgggctggatcagctggttaGGTGTCTGTAATTTGTCAATGAAATCGTGGGGTCGAAAGTCACCAGTTACATTCGGGAATAAAAACCTGGTATGCTGCGTCAAAAATTCcttcgacccccagtcacctatcctgcccagcattaaccgtgatttactccctctggaatCTTGTGGGGTCGGGGCCAGGGGGCCGCTAGGGTGGCGGTTCCATCTTTTTGCCAATGTTTGCTCCGGATGACGATCCCgcaggtcatccgagttggtatgtggcgGGTGTTATCATAATGAGGTCGCAGGGTCGATCCTCGGGGTAGTTGGGGAATAAATCTCCTATCCCCGTATTACACCCTGTCCGTTACATGCTCGCTCGgatgctatgatttacctccctcgtcaTGGCCTTAGGTCGGGTACGGCGGGGGTGAgcgtttcgccttttgccacaatgttTGCTCCAGATGACTTTTTTTTTGTCTCACTAATCTCGCTGTTTCGGCTTTATTATGGATAGATACATGACATTTAGGAGTCAAGCTCAACACGTATGATAACTATCCCTAGGTCATGGTGTTgtggtaggacatccaggttatCTCTTAGGCACCcacggttcgaaccccagctacggcgtatttgtaggaattttccctccaaatggggggcgtaatcaaaggatgctgggttTCTGAGCTGGCTgccgcgtgcgcttcccgatttaccctggtggtcgATGGGAAACTTCTGTGGGACCGGACTGGTCACcctagagatagtcaatgagactaactgggattatcataaAAAATCATAAGCGAGTCCTATTGGGATGGTCTGATGGTTAATATATGAGGTATTATTATCTTAAGGTCTAAGGTTCAAGTTTTAATATAGCCGAGGTAAATACATCCCTTATATGCTAgttactattccaaagactagtagtcgtCCATGATTTACTTCCTCTGTGTTAGCTCTGAGACAGGTTGGTGGGGGCGCTGAGGATGAgtatattcgtcttttgccatcaTAGAAAAATATGAACGAAAATTACTAGTCTGACTAACCCACCCGAAATTTACTTAAGTCTAGACGCACGACTATTTAAGATgctttaagaaaaataataataattcagtTAGCCTCCTTGATTATTTCTGGGGTGTTCGGTTCAGTCCCACCGAAATTTTTCATCGACCattaggataaatcgggaagcataCGTAGTGACCAGTCCAGAAACTCAATATCCTTTGATTGTGCCCCATATTTGAAGGAATATTTAAGATGTATTAAGGCTTCAATAGTTAGTGGTGCAATTGATTGGTAGAGCATGTCTAGCGaacaaaagaaaattgatttgcCAAGCTTCTGTTTGCTTGGTATACCCTTCCAATCAATTGAACTAAGCCCAATCAGTCAGACTATTTGATTCAGGTAGTTTCTATTTGCTCAAACTTTGTTTTCTAATCGATTGAAGTAATCATGAATCAATTGATAAGTCAGTTTGTGTAAACCCCAAATTATGAGTTTAACCCAATCAATACCAATTGATTGGTCTCCCGAAAATCCTAATTCagaatttaggatttaagatttaacttaccaatcgattgatatattctaccaatcaattgataaactttaatttaaaatttccaTCCCAAAAACCCTAATTACATAACCTCCTTTAAGTCTACAATGTATCAACCGATTATTAAATGTTGTCAATCTATTGATACACCTCTTTCAGTCATTCTAATGCTCAAAGTTCGTATAAATTATTCTACCCTTGATTCGCCAATTATCTCATGTCAAATAAACATCTTGTTCCATGGACTTTTGTACTTGGAGCTTTATTTTCTCTAGGTCTTCATTTTTCTCTTGTATTGGATCTCACGATTTACTCAGATTTATACTTTTTGCCAAGAATCTTGTCCCTGACCTCTTTAATCTTTTCTTATTTTACATCCAATCTTCCAACACGTATTGACTTCTTCTTGCCAATAATTTGTCCATTGATCTAAGAAGTTGTCCATTGACTTCTTCTAACATGTACACTTGTATACAAGTGAGATCCATTTATTAAAACTTTTCATTCGGGATATAATTGTACCAACatacactaaaaaaaaaaaacattaccgATGGATCATTCCATCATAGTTTCGTCGGCAAAGACATTTATCGACGGAAAATAATGTGTCAATGTAAAATTCGTTGAAAAAATATACTTCAACGGAATACCTGTTCTGTCGGTAAATATACCGACGAAATTGTTGTTTCCGTTGGTATATATATACCGAGGGAACAAGTATTCTGTCGAAAATCTTGCCTTAATACACCATAATCCCATTTAGAGATTACTGACGGAATGTCCAATTCTGTCAGTAATCTCCAACGGAATGCCCAATTCTGTTGGTAATCTCCAACGGAATTACACATTCCGTCGATAATTCCATTTAGGGATTATCGACGGAATGTCCAATTCCGTCGGTAGTTACCGACGGACTATCCAATTCCATcggagattaccgacggaattggaCATTCCGTCAATAAATATTTATGATATCTACCTACTGATTTTTAATTTTGTCGGTATTCCGTTagaaatttaaacaaaaattcacAGATGATATTTCAATTCAATGATATTTAAATTCAACTCATAAACTGTATACAATTTTTATACACATAAAGAACCATCACAAATGATGACATTTTATATATACAGACGATATAAAAAGTTCACAATCCACAAATACATTTCACATTCATACATCCATACATTTCACAATACAAATAGTAATAGAAAACTCATATCTATCCATATCTATAATAGAAACATTCTTACAAACAAAACAATAGAAAAAAATTTACAATAACCGGTCATAATCCAAATAGTACATCCATATCTAATATTACAATAGAAAATCCTACAAAATGTCAAATATAAtagatttatattatatttttatataactaaaaatattgcatatatataataagttttaaTACCTGAATAGTCAGCATGAGCAAATGATGATCATCAATGACAATAGGCATGGACTCCTGAAACATATAGTAAGACAAAACTTAAATATTAATCTAGTAAATTATCAAACCATAATAAATATAGTTTGCATGAGTTATggatgataaaaaattttaagttatggtTGAACAaacctaaaaaaaattatttatcatgATCTAATGGAATATGGATCCTGAGTCTCCTGTGGCAGTGGGGGTAAATGACCTACAAACGCTCATATCTGAGCCATGACAGCATCATGATCATGTTTCCGCTTCCGATCATCCTCAACTCGTTGCCGCTCAGCCGCCATCCACTCATTCATCTTCTGATCCATTGAGGCAACTTGAGTATGTAGTTCTTGATTTTCCCGTCTTAAAGACTGTATCTcagtagaagaagaagaggaaccatCACAACCCCTAGGAGTCCTTAAACGATAAAATACGACGTTGGCTTGGGAGCCAAGGCCATAGAGGGTGGAGTGTTTTGTTCGTCCAttgacaacatcataataaatatcatttagTACTTCGGTGGATAGAGACTGTGACTCCCCTCCCCACCCTCTGCCGGTGGCTGAGATGCTTGAGCCACTCTATCTGTAATTTGATCCTGTGtgaaaaaatataatatgaatattattcAATTTAATCATAATTACAAAAGTTAATAATGATAGAaagttaaatgtaataaagtaaaTAATCTTACGTGTATGGCCTTCGATCTAAGATCGATAAATGTGTCATCCTTTTTCTTATGGGTCTTAAGAAAGACCTCCACACAAGTAGGCTTGCATGCTAGTTCATGTTCCTGCATACACAAATAATTTAggacaaaattatataaatttaataataaatacaaaattagtttatttaaatttaaattaaaatcaccagAGATCTATGGCATGCTCAACAATGATCTGGATCTTGATGTATGCTGAGCAGTTCTGGTGCTCGGGCCACCTGattttgtatttctatttgttCTAGCCTTTTTTTGCATTTTCTTGCCACCTCTTTGCAGTCTAGGTGGCCATCCATGCACTCCATACCACCTCAGAAACATATATCGGTCTTGTGCCCTTCTTTCTAATGTAGTACATCATGTCTCTGTACAGTTTGACACAATAGCTATTCCATGTGGCCATAAATTGTTCTTGTTGACCTTCTTCCCATGTATATATTTTCTGCAATTATAAGTTGAACATTTAGTATATGAAAGGACAAATATAACATggaataccaaatatattaaattacttACTACAAATTCATTGTAGTAAAATGTCTTCATGTCCTggcctccatgtagtaccagaagtGCAcactctttctttaaatttttcggTGATGTAAGATGAAATCCGGTGGCTATTAGGAACGaatttgcaagaaaaaaatatgcataacatcaatactaataacaaaaaatacTTACGTGTCTCCAACAACTCTAATAACCTTATAGTCATGGGATGCTACTGCTTGCTGCTCAGCCATAATAATATCTGCAAAATAATATTACagcataacatatatatatatactaaagtTTACAAACATGCATGACATCAATAcaaaacaatatgcaaacataacttaattgatgaacaataatgctaatattttttcatttttaacaTCTGACTAATCAACAATAACAGTTTCTAAGTCTTCATCGCTAGACTCTATTAGTAcaacttcatcctcactgttAGACATCTCTCTATCATTTATCTCCTCGtaacattaacatctacaagtaattgagctGTAGATTGGAGTTGTGCATCAACTGAATGTCTCATCACTTCGTCATTCTGATATGCATCATGGTTCAGAGCAGTGATGGTGTTCAGCATTTCTATTGTCGAGCGAGGCTTCGATTGACAAACAAACAACCATTCACTAGGTCTTCTTCTCTTcataggatattcaagatagaaaatctGACCCGCTTGTACTCCAAAAataaaaggttcaaacttattgaaccttttatttgcattaacctcaactaaattataatgtggatgtattctggtacctgttcttAGGGTAGGATCGTACCATGAATATTTGAataacacacacctttttataaGTAATGTAGGATATTCAACCTCTATAATTTTCTCAAGTCTACTATAGTAATCAAACTGAATGttattgttgtccatagatcctttAATGCAAACACCATAATTATAGGTTAATCTTTGTGAATCTCATTGTGCGACGTGGAATTTGAGTCCATTCACATAGTAACCAGAATAGACATTTATTTTACGGAGGGGTCCTGATGCAAgattcattatcctatcatctgccacatttgatattctacagtTTTTAACCTATAAAATTAGTAGACATTAGGCCACTTCGTAATACACATAAACTTAAAGATTTGAAAAAatctctaacttacatatatttcaaaccataatgcaaattcaggTTCTAACTTTTCAGCTACCCCACCTACATCCATTGATCAAATTGAATCTTTAAATCtcgcttccgctgccatgattttcatatatatatatatgtgtgtgtgtgtgtgtgtgtgtgtgtgtgtgtgtgtgtgtgtgtgtgtgtgtgcgcgcgcgcgtatgtatgattcaagtaagtagccccgtccctcccttagggtagtagaaggggcgggcgttacaccggAAGCattggatgctgagcaaaagtccagtcggtttggaggaccgaactggcaaaaggtaacttctcctgagtggagtaggtgaggacgcattcgccggaagagggaacagtaggcgtcggttcgacctaggatttccagtaggaaatttgaagtcagaaccggacagtccaaagactgtcaaacttatttttctaatatattatttgttatgttctaactctattttgcaggagactaacattttGTGTAGGgatagaactgaccgggatcagtcgatcgaacgttTGAATTGGTCAACTGAACCCCCAAGCAGTAGGACAATTTTCTAGCGAGTGGATCGGGCtcaaccaggggatcggtcgaccgaacctggttatcagttgatcgatccaaggataggagttgaccagatcgaagcggagcgagcggatcgggcggatcggatgaggaggagatcatctgatcggtcaaccgaacgtggggatcggtcgactgatccccttcgggtcaaacctgatcccgagctttgaggatctggatcagtcttgtagaggctataaaaaggagcctcggggAGCAGCTTCGGACATCAATTCGAACAGAACATCCAGTGCACTTGTACGCTGCTCCGAACGCTCAAACGACGCTCCGCTACTCCGACAACTGACGACTAACTTTCCTTATCTtttgtgttgtcggtattataATTCTTTATCCAGCACTTGTAATCTTAAGTTGTAAGAGATTTacagattgatagtgattgcccaccgaaagcgatcaacgatcgcggaccttggagtaggagtcacccaaggttccgaaccaagtaaaaaacttggtgTCTTTGTTCTTTGTGTTTGTCTTTATCTTATTTCCGCTGCGAGTTTATTCTTGATACATTTTAAAATCGTGCAtgaaagtcacgagcgttattcacctcccccctctagcgattctcgatccaacaatgtcTCCGCCCCATGGCGTGATTTCTCCGCCGCGACAAACTTGGTCGATGGCCATAATTTCTTATCGTCGGCTTTCCAATGTGGTCACCTTTGCTCGCTGGCCATGGATGCCAATCTTCAGCCACCCGACATGGTCTCCAGTGTTTGTGACTCGCATTGCTGCTGTGACAATCTCTATCATGATTAACGTTGTTGCTAGACAAAGGCTCGGTCATTGGCCCTCAATGTAGTCACTAGTGTTCGACACAATCAGCGCGCGACACAACCGACACGCAAGGTGGTCACCGGCACGCCTGTATCCCCGCTCGCTACTACGTGCCTAATGAGGTGAAATCATGCCACAACGCGACTTTGATATCATTGTTAACCTTCTAGGGTatgaaatacaaaaacaaaatcTGTAAATTGTAAACACACAATGGCAATAATGACGCGGCAAATCACATGCTCTTTGTGCTTGTTATCAGAAGAGCAATCACAAGATTGACCGTCTTTGCtagttcacaaaccaaatccctcttaCCAATGAATGTTCCTCTTCACCATAGGTTTTAACAAGACACGCAACAGTCGGGAGCAAATCTTTTGCACAACACCTCTCTTTATCTTTAACTTGGATGCATACTTACGGGAGAAGAGAGGAGTGGGCATAAGATGCCCACTCTCTTGGCAACGTATGCACATGCTGCTAACTCTTTCCAACATATCTAACATCATTCACATTAGATTTATTAAGCAaagattttatctaaaattatatattttatgtaaaaaaaattttatatcagTTACCctagtcatttattaaatttAGGTTTTATAAATAGTATGTATTTAAATTTAAGAAATGATATCTATTCttcaaacattaaaatattatttactcTAATTTTCACTTTCTATTTTCACGTTTATCATTTCATtgataataacaaacaaatacagagtagacagaaaaataataaaaaataaagatatggtaaattatatgaaaattgaTATATTGTGTAGTGAAAAatgaatatataaattaaataaataaattttaaagtttagaTAAAAAATCTGATGTGGATATTCTTACTCAGCGTAGATGTGTGAATGATTGAGTCATAAAATGCATTTTCCCATCTTGTTCACTCTCTGCACAATTGAAGGAATATAATTGAAATAGTTGGATGTTTTCTGACATTGGGAATGCATTTCACTAAGATAATATACATATGCAAGTTAGCTGATATATTTAGTGAAAATAGTAAGAAAGGAGTTTGGTGATCCTGAGCATGCGTTAGAGATGAAGAAACGCAAGTAAAATTTCACAATTAAATTTGCATATGAGACGAGGATATTTGGTGGAGCATATGCCTTTGATGAGGTTAACTTGATCACAATCTCCTATTAAAGTTATAttgtagaaattaagagaaggaaaaaattaaTCTATTATTGGATCTTAAAATTGATATagagtataaggtcttatatagttaagttaagaaaccctaagctctataaaaaaaaaaaaaagaccaaaTTATCCTAAAagctagaagcattgagagtttgtcagataagaaataaaaatgtGAAGCGGAATGTGTTTTGGTAAACATATCAGTAATCTATAGCTTTGAACAAACAAAATACAATGTGATGGTGTCAATCTGAAGTTGGTGACGAGTAATATGacaattaattttaatatgtttcgttcactcatgaaaaactgaattacgTGTAATTTGAATatcactctgattatcacaatataacagagtaggttgatgaagagagacacACATATTCGCAAGCAACCAACGCAACCAAACTATCCCACAAGTAGTTGAGGACatgacacgatactcagcttctgtggaaaATCTATaaataacatcttgctttttactcttccaagaaatgagggaatcaccaagaaaaatgcAGAAGTCAGTGGTAGATTTGCGATCCATAGAAtcaccagcccaatctgcatcagagtatgcacacaacttaagagatgaagtagaaggaaataaaaggctttgaaattgagtgtccCGAAGATACCTAAGAATACGAAAAACAGCAGCCTAATGAATTGTAGTTCGTGCAGCGATAAATTGACTAATcacatgaacaacatacgcaatatctggacgagtcaccgtgagataaaccaagcttccaacaatagttctgtatAAACTAGGATCTAGcaaaggtgagccatcagatggagaatatcgagcattagtctcaataggagtatcaacaactctattattagTAAGACGAGCACGCTCAAACAGATTAGATATATATTTTCACTGAGATAAAAGATAATTTTTCggggaataagcaacctcaaatcccagaaagtagcgtagtatactcaagtctttcatagcaaaataaCGAGCCAACTCAGACTCcaaggaagcaattccatcagaatcatcaccagtaataatcatgtcatcaacatataatgataaaagaatatgatCTGCACTCATACATCTGACAAACGatgttgaatcatgattactaggatgaaaaccaaaCGAAGTAATATCACTGTAGaaaacttctca includes these proteins:
- the LOC122038130 gene encoding UDP-glycosyltransferase 73C1-like, translated to MEEERPRERAPALHFALVPLMTQGHTIPMLDLAHQLALRGVLVSFITTPFNASRIRHTIDLAEARRLPIRFVELPFPVHEAGLPAGCENFDTLPKTELYITFFQACSKLLTRPLELYLEQHRPDVIVSDFCHPWTRGIAERLGVPRLIFYSMCCFALLCTHKIWGHKMLERVDDENEPFAIPGLPEEHVIEMTKAQAPGFFPGPAFVQMDNDVREAEFTADSVIFNTFYDLEPSYVSGYEKAMGKKIWTVGPLLSHSQSVVDMAMRGRKASIDTERCLAWLDAMMPRSVIYVSFGSLTRVAPSQMMEIGLGLEASGHPFIWVIRSKEELSPEVEEWLAGGFEARVRSRALLIRGWAPQAVILPHPAVGGVMTHCGWNTILETITVGLPMISWPHFTDQFFNERLVVQVLKVGVAIGVKVPNFIGMDDIETLVKREQVEERVRTLMDGGPEGEEMRKRAAELAKKAKAAMEEGGSSHSNLTHLIEHFSGIRCK